CAGATCCAGACTGCAACTGCAGActgcagaaataccattcggatAAGGGACTgcccccgtagccgaatggcatttctacgacgcgaaacgaaaacgaaacgccgcgaaaggtagtctggctcgtttggagtcacagaaatgccattcggctatttACGGGCCAGACTCTActtctacgagcgtttcgtttcgtgagcgtttgttgtgccattcggctacggggcctgttgggAAAAAGAAAAGTAGTGAAATGTATGTGGTCCAACTGGTCCAATAATATTACCTTTATCACTTTATCTTCAGACTCTTTCACTCACTTCGTATTTCTCTGTTAAACTGAccacagtgtgcgtagccgaatgcacaaacgctcacgataatatctctttcgtagctaatctatctctatcgctcttgcgtattggcgcgatagagccaggtacatttctgcggcgagcatttcgtttcgtgagagtttgtgccattcggttaccCTGTCGACGTTGACAACAACCAAGTTCGCAACAACGCAAGGACTACATCACGTTGACTTCCATTCCACTTTCAGTATGTTTTCTTCTGTCGTTTGCTTGTTGAACTAACCTGTTAATGTTGACGATATGTCCGTCGACGCCGCGGCGTCGCATGGAGGCGACAGCGTGCCGCGAGCACATCACCACTCCTTTCACGTTCACGTCAATGCATTTCAGCAGGTCTTCCTCTGGCGTTGGCTTCGGACCAATGTCTGGAAAATATAGAGTCACACGTTAGAACTACCAACCATGTGTCCCTAATAGATGCCATGATACGTTTCATCATTGTTCATTGACAACCAAAGTCGTCGTGACAACTATCATCCCAAATACTGTCACTGCCCATTTAGGTAAAGTCTACCTACATCTTATAACTTCAGAAATTTTGGGCCCCATAAACGCCAGCATTATTTGAGGCATTTGAGCCTATGCCGTAGCCGTAGTGaagtaaaaggtaccacattatCACACTTAAGCACAGATTAATACTAAACTTAAGCAAAAGGACAACGAAATAGCGACATTGTGGCACGTTTTAATTAAGAACGTCACATTCGTATAGCACCTAAAGTAACAGTCTCAATCGTAAGGCAAAAAGGTATAGGTACCTCCAGCAGTATTTCTAAAATCTCGCAAAAATCTGTACTCCCATGAGAAGGCCAAGGCAACGGTGCTTAACCGTGACGCAATTTAATTCTTAGATAAGAGAAATATAGATATATTTGCTGTCCTTGTCACTCTCCAGTCATGCCGCTGGGAAAGAATTGACGAGCACGACCCCGCCTAGCGAGTCCAGCTACTGGAACACGTACGCACGCACTGTTGCCGTACTTGTCACTCACCAGCACTCTGTGGTCACTAGTCATGCCCCCGGGGAAGAAGACGCCAGCATTGTTGACGAACACGTCGACCACGCCTAGCGAGTCCAGCCACTGGAACACGTGTGGCTGCGACACGTCGCGCTGTTGCCGTCCTTGTCACTCACCAGTCATGCCCCCAGGGAAGAACACGCCAGCGTTGTTGACGAGCACGTCGACCCCGCCTAGCGAGTCCAGCCACTGGAACACGTGTGGCTGCGACACGTCGCGCTGTTGCCGTCCTTGTCACTCACCAGTCATGCCCCCAGGGAAGAACACGCCAGCGTTGTTGACGAGCAAGTCAACCCCGCCTAGCGAGTCCAGCCACTGGAATACCGCCGCGACCTCGTGCGGCTGTGACACGTCGCACTGTCTGCCCATGATGCTGCCCTTGCCTTTGACGCGCGACTGCAGTTTCTGGGGGGAATTTAAAGTATCGTCAGACCTATAGAAAGTAACTTAAAACACAGCTCATTTTAACCGAAAAGGTTCTAAGCACTCTCTTTCAGATGCTTTAACTTAATCACAAGATTCACGAGGCTTTCCTCAAACCTCATGATCCACATGGATCACATATGCGCCCCCTAAGCAGTCTACTCTTACTGGCTATATGTTCTATCCTGATCCTGACAACACCGACGACAACTAACGATACATCAACTAATGGCACTCCCCTCACCAGCCCAACCACCTTCATGCCCCGCAGACGCCCGGCAACTTCCTCGATGCCCGCTGTCGCCACCACAGTCTTACTAACAATGCTGACCCAGCATGCAGAGAACATCAACCTCAACTAATGTCCCTTTAACCACCTTCATCCCCTCGTCAGCCAGCGTAACGCACACCGATGCCTCGATGCCCGCTGGCTGTCTCCTGTCTTGCTGACCTAGAGCTCTGTAGAAGACCCACCTCAACCATCGGCGCTCTCCTGGCCAGCCCAACCACCTTCATTCCCGCATCAGCTAGTGCGACGCACACCGTCGGATGCCTGCACTAGCCCCTGTCACCACCGCTGTCTTGCTGACCTAGAGCTCTGTGCTAAAAACACCAACCTCAACCAAAGGCGCTCTCCTGGCTAGCCCAACCACCTTCATTCCCGCGTCAGCTAGTGCGACGCACACCGCCGCTCCGATGCCCGCACTAGCCCCTGTCACTAATGCGGTCTTGCCCTCCCAGCGCTCCATTATCCTGAGAATATAAGAAATTATCAAGTGAAACTAACTGATCTATTGATACTCATCATGTATGTTATGAGTTGAACTGTTGTTGATGGAACAATTCGCATGTATGTACTGGCCCCGTTtttttgtgagcgtttcgtgagcttttgtgcattcggctacgcacgcagatgTAATtagtgcgaaatgtttttccttcgtatttttaaaggaaactcacgaacgtgtcatgctatttcagtcagtttcaGTACTTTCAGTACAAGAAGTAAGTTAGCGTTGACCGAACTACCTTCGTATTACTCTACCGTCTCTTATTTGACTCATATGTACACTCTCCTCGGTATTGGTAATATTATATAGAATATCAACTAATATTAGCATTCTTCTAGGTACTAAATTTGTCTTTTTACACACAAGCGCGACTTGtccatctatctatctaattaGGTAAATAATTTGTGTTCATTGGTAATTATcctatttaaattataaacaaacatCACCAAATTCCAATCATCAGCTTATTCAAAATGTTGAGGAAAAaatctgtaaaaataaaaacgtaccTAAATCGTAAACAAGGTGTTGAACTTAGTCCAGTTACAAAATTGCCCATAAGGAAAAAACCCATTCTGAGAATGATTTTGATCCAAATGTAGCTTAATcaattacccccttattcataaacgttcactaaagttatcaagccaataaagttcgtttgtccctttctatcacaccaataggtcggaaaaggacaaacgaactttatcggcttggtaACTTTAGGgaaagtttatgaataagggggttggTATTTAGCAAGGACAATGTATACGGGACAGGCAAAGCCCGTACTAATAAAGCGTACCCCTAAGTAGCTGAAATGTAAAGCTATAAttatggcgctgtttcgcagaagtggccaaaatcataaatattttttttattttttataagaacaaatgacatgcttctttattttaatatcatgatatcacgtcaatacacattaatcacattatgaaaaaaaattgtgggcatcatcagtgtagttgaGCATTTTTCAgagcgtttcaacttttttgatttcggtggcagcattattacccaaaccccgtaagcgtagcatgagttttctttgtttctggtagaaatccgcgacttctatataaattgacaaaatttcatgtgactttcaCAGGAATCACGTAAaaatgctgccaccgaaataaaaaaaaaataacgctctgagaaatgcccagtTATGATagaatttaataggtggcgctaaaaaatcgagctacgattcttagtatgaagtatgtaaatcctatataaataatccttggtgtGTATATTTCggttacatttattattatgtcacaccatttcattgtttttatgcagttgcgaaaaaacgtacctatatattgttttatttataacaattcaagcataattattaataaatgaaatattacaTACCTATTACCTGTTTAGAGTCAATTGTAATATTTATATCAACCGTTGTAGCATCAACTTCAAGGCCATCTGCCTAGTGCATAATGCAGAACTATTCCATAATATATAAATGCTacctatacacggtgtaacatgagaaaaccgaaagattttaactacgcatttctgagggcataataaagataaaatgttatatgacgtcaagcaaatttcccaacaaaacattttttttgtgctattacatgtattttcacattttttttatactacgtcggtggcaaacaagcgtacgacccgcctgatggaaagcggtcaccgtaacttatggacgcctgcaacttaaaaaaaaaagtgtcacatGGGCGTTGCCAACTTGCCACCCCATTACAAACTTATTCCTAAACctggcaaataaaataaaaatttacattatttttctaCAAAATGCTTTTTTTGCTATGAGTTActtttttgatatctatcaacgaggatagttataataaattatgtccgataacgtcATCACCGCTATCAAAACAgtgttttttttctgaaaaataatatgtatgCGAAGTCccgaaaagtttatatgacattttactgttccaatatgatgaggaatacgctgttaaatttattcggtttcctcgtgTTACACCATGCtgttcattcattcataaatcgaataattaaaaattaagcCAAAGCCAAACTTTCAGGCCAAAGAATAATTACCTATTGACTTGATTGGATTGAATCGAATAGGTATAGTATAGttaccggcataaagaagtgatgatctctgtaccttgtcgcttttaacaCCGCATCACACACATCACAtcatgtcacagtttcgtttactttcaaccccttatttcccaagagtggcactgaagctttagtagtttcatgtgttctgcctacccctttatgggatacaggcgtgattgtatgttgttgtcgcttttaatcgtttgacaatttcgtatgacatttcaaacaagatgttaatatgacaagatacagaaatcatcacacatttatgccggtgactgtacctaatgcACAAATCTGTCAAAAgatttatacagagtggggcctgtaacaaaggcgaagaattgaactgtaggctattctccttatactgatcaacatttgttcagtgacttttaaaaattatgaagtctttaaatttttaatttttcatacaaaataaatattagcttcaatgtacgccattattgttctCATTGaagttgtctgtcacactttagacttaacagaattcgcaatacattacctcttagaaaaaactttcaagggtgataaaaatcaaaatacaagttatttttaaaagtcgccgaacaaatgttgatcagtataaggagaatagcctacagttcaattcttcgcctttgttacaggccccactctgtatttgaAAGATAGATATTTGCAATTCTCGTTTCAGTTAGGTTAGGCTGGTGGGACAACAACACCAAATTATTATAAACcgtacatacaccgtgtttttattgaattccgagttttttttaattcgtaacttttttctgaataacaccatacacctgcggtagatgttacatcaatttcTGTTAAGAAACCGGCTTTCTGTGTTCCATATGCGATTGAAATGTCATATTTTTGTTACTTATAGTGTGTGTGAGTTAATtttaaagcccgtttctcaatcaGCAATTaaagtaacatctatcgcaggtatatggtttttttagaaaaatacaaatttaagaaaaataacTATGCCGTTCTGTtacctataatggacctaactatatgccaaagttaacggaatatgtataggtatgttaggtacctatagttttagtattttaggtaagtagtattaaaatttttaaaagtgtgaaaatctcgaaaaccaggcgacttttactaaaccttaaagtcgattttctggaccagtataaggtgccctcttggtggttaaaaggttgtccattaattaccgggcacccggtatatcaACGTGCAATAATATCCACcggcaaggatgatttatataggattgtcAATCTTCATACTACGAGTAAGAATCGTatctcaattttttagcgcctcCATCTATAAAATACTAGCATTTAAATACtgcactgatgatgcctacaaatttcttTTGTTCAAAATGTGtgttgacgtgatatcatgatatcaaaataaataaatatgtcatttattcttatgaaaaataaaagcaagcaaacatatttggggaaaatatgtaAGATTTTCCCCACTTTCTGGCtgcaaaacagcgccatctagttttacccctaaaaggcccatacatttcatacactttttagggttccgtaatcaactaggaacccttatagtttcgccatgtctgtctgtccgtccgtccgtccgtccgcggataatctcagtaaccgttagcactagaaagctgaaatttggtaccaatatgtatatcaatcacgccaacaaaggtcaaaaataaaaaatggaaaaaaatgttttattagggtacccccccctacatataaagtgggggctgatatttttttttcattccaaccccaacgtgtgatatattgttggataggtatttaaaaattaataagggtttactaatatcgttttttgataatattaatattttcggaaataatcgctcctaaaggaaaaaaaagtgcgtccccccccctctaacttttgaaccatacgtttaaaaattatgaaaaaaaatcacaaaagtagaactttataaagactttctaggaaaattgttttgaagttgataggttcagtagttttggagaaaaatactgaaaactacggaaccctacactgagcgtggcccgacacgctcttggccggttttttgtataggctttgtcagtcccgggtATACATCGTCCTTGATGTCCACTGTTGATTTTAAAATGATGCGACTTTGACAGTGATTTGAATAAAGCCCCACATATGCCTACGTAGTACGTAACTACTTATCTAAAGTTCCTAAATTTCTGGATGATATTATCATATTAGCTCGACCGGGACAAATGATGAACTTACTGGAAGTGAGACCTCTGCTCAGTAGGGCATGATAAAAGACTGTTGCGATGACGATGATGAGTAATTAATGTTgaaagtacctaaatacatacataaatatcgtcactacttttaaaaaaacttgtatcttcgtctgtcaatgaaaagaaaattgtagtaaattgtatggaatgcatacagacttactgcgttttaactttgaggtgcagcgtgagatacgagattttttcaaagtacttAGTGACGATGTATCACACTTCTCCACACTTAATTAATACTAATTAACTAATATTTTAGCATGCGtaagttcgttttcacattatccgagaTGATGGAGAagatggcacctgtaatgtatgggatatcggtccgacatccgatatcgaatcgcataatgtgaaaactcaataatagGTGACGTTATCTTGGTAAAGGGACCttttattgtcgatggcgcttactgCGTTTtgagcgatgttcgtatacaaatacgacaccgcgggacgtaagcgccatcgacaataagatCCCTTTACCCAGAAAATGTCACAtaggttaacttaaaaaaaaactagacactaagagccagttgcatcaaaccgtctgtcaccgaaagcgttcgttaaaattgcaaacgggacttaatcgcgtatttactatgttttaaacactatgttttaaacactaacctccgacgtttcaaggacggcattgtccccgtggtctcggagcagactggctgaagttgacatcaacatcttctagctgtacgagtttttcgaactacccgcacctggtcctgactacccacttgaacagtttgtgcactagggatgtcaccttgtcgacacacaacactcacgatattcggtttttcaacccgcgatatttgtttcttcttgcatttactaatgaccgggttccatgtggatgagatattaaaacctgattcaaactttcacgatttttacacatatttaaaattgcaaacgggacttaatcgcgtatttactacgcgattaagtcccgtttgcaattttaaatatgtgtaaaaatcgtgaaagtttgaatcagcgttcgttaaattttattgtatgggaagttccatagacgtctgctgcgtgacgatgatgtgtctgtcaaatatggttgatgcaacttAATCTACAAATATGACATCGGTcactttaaagcaagagtgaagCTCGAGCGACCTCCATCTTTTTTCAGTTTCCATCAGGTATGACTATATAGGGTCAATAGCCGTTCAGTCTAcactacaataaataaataaaaccggccaagtgcgagtcggactcgcccaccgagggttccgtaccaactttcaagatacgtgtacgattttatttttcctgtaatatttattataatagccATATTTGGTAAAAAAAAGGGGGGAGGGggcggtatttttttacatttcccttcaaaaatcgtttttttttttcacagcaaaaaaattatactaaatagttttaatacaatttgagttttttctaacgataccccacttgacctagtaacttgacatttatagtttggccccctttcattttggccattttctataattaaaattaacaaatttaaaaaaaaatactttcagatTGTAGAGGTTCACCGTGTTctaaatattccaaatttcaagtcgatagcataaatagttctcgagatatttagaaatgtgacagacagacagacagacatacagacggacagagcgtcgccataagggttccttttgtacctttttggtacgaaaCCATAAAAAAGGGAAACATCGATCGTAAATTAGGTCGAGGCATCTGGCAGATTATACAGCAATAGGTATATATAAAGTAGGTACACATTGGTAACGGGGAACCCGTTCGTCCAACAATAATCAATCGCTATAAATGTTGAATATTAACTATGGCTCTTATGCCCAAGGAATACAATTCATAATGGATGAATTATTCCTAGACGTAATCTTATCAACAAATTACTAAACAAATGAGTTACAAGTAGGCATTTGTCCAGTAAATTACTTTCTGGTTGTGGCATAACGTAACGTATcgtattataaaataacatatctaaGCGCACGGTAGTGCGCAGGCCAAATTCCAGCAACAGGCCGCGCGCATGACGTGCACTATTTACTCGAACCGTTTCGAGCCACTTTTGACCCTAAGGGAATgcaaaccggtaaaccggtttaccggtttccCGGTAATTTTTCCAAATTTGGGTTCGGTAAATTACCggtaaatatattcaaaaaccggttttttaccgaaatttaaatttacttaaaaattgCTACAAAAAGCACTTCTGTCGCTATTTCTTCGTAAATAAACACTTGTAGATACTTCtggtaaacactttatttagcAAGAATTCGTTTTCTAcatgaaaacgtttattttttgtgtaatttcTATGCTATATTGTAGTATTGAAAACATGTCTGTTATATCTTACCCACTGTAATACGTCGACAGTCAATACGCGCGAGAGGGATGAATGGTTGTCGTTTCATAAACGTACCTACCTAAGTATGTCTGCCGACATGTTTCGTGGCATATGGAGAGTATGGAGacccatcatcaggcatgagttCTTGCAGCGGCTAGAGTCCGTGCATTGTTGCCTGCACTGTGCGTGCCTGCATAGTCGGTTCCAAGATAAAAAACCTGATTTCTATAAAACCAACAAGTGTGGACTGTGGACAATCACAGTTGGTTTTATAAACTCCAAATTTAGAACCCGAATGAAGGATAGATAAGACCATTATTTCACTCattcttatttaaatatttgattaatttttaaGATAAGACCCCCTCCTTCTCGCATTGGTATCTTCATTGCTGAGGGTCGTGAAGTCCCAATAGAATCAGTTTTATTTTGactttctgttccggttctgaagTTGGGTATAGAGGATAGAAAGGATCTCATCTGTCCATCTTGCGACCTCTGGATCGTTAGCCATCAACCTTGCCAGTAATGATTAGTTGCTCGAGGTTGTGACCTTTTTCCCTCCAAAAACTCCAAAATTCTACGTAAACAGATGGTTGATAACCTGGTGTTGATTTTCAATTCGCGTAAGATAGACACATTTGTACGGAAGGCAATTCAGGGTATTTGCAGAATCTTCATCTAGCACCACATCTCGAAAACGTCAATGCGGTTGCAGCCTTTT
Above is a window of Leguminivora glycinivorella isolate SPB_JAAS2020 chromosome 19, LegGlyc_1.1, whole genome shotgun sequence DNA encoding:
- the LOC125236596 gene encoding farnesol dehydrogenase-like; translated protein: MERWEGKTALVTGASAGIGAAVCVALADAGMKVVGLARRAPLVEKLQSRVKGKGSIMGRQCDVSQPHEVAAVFQWLDSLGGVDLLVNNAGVFFPGGMTDIGPKPTPEEDLLKCIDVNVKGVVMCSRHAVASMRRRGVDGHIVNINSIAGHYIPFDTMFNVYPGSKHAVTGITASLDNELCDFGSKIKTTSISPGLVATDMVLAELDGAPLTAPALRPEDVAEAVRYVVSTPPSVNINELTITPVGGKRL